Proteins encoded together in one Phalacrocorax aristotelis chromosome 7, bGulAri2.1, whole genome shotgun sequence window:
- the ETV5 gene encoding ETS translocation variant 5: protein MDGFYDQQVPFMGPGKSCAEEGRGRPGSDRKRKFLETDLAHDSEELFQDLSQLQEAWLAEAQVPDDEQFVPDFQSDNLVLHAPPPAKVKRELRSPSSELSSCSHEQALCAGYGDKCLYNCCAYDRKPPAGFKPLTPPTTPVSPAHQGSALPPPAPAVQAAAHGAAPAPHPLQEQRQQTFAVPRPPHPPMQMPKMMSENQYPAEHRFQRQLSEPCHPFPPQPGVPGDSRPIYHRQLSEPLGPTAPHPPQGFKQEYHDPLYEHGGPGLPGPPSHSFQSPMGIKQEPRDYCIDSEVPNCQSSYLRGGVFPSSHDGFSYEKDTRLYFDDTCVVPERLEGKVKQEPTLYREGPPYQRRGSLQLWQFLVTLLDDPANAHFIAWTGRGMEFKLIEPEEVARRWGIQKNRPAMNYDKLSRSLRYYYEKGIMQKVAGERYVYKFVCDPDALFSMAYPDNQRPFLKTEPDCPVPEEETVPLTHFEDSPAYLLEMDPCSSLPYAEGFAY, encoded by the exons ATGGATGGCTTCTACGACCAGCAGGTTCCCTTCATGGGCCCCGGG AAATCCTGCGCAGAGGAGGGCCGAGGCCGGCCGGGGTCCgataggaaaaggaaatttttggAGACTGACTTGGCCCATGACTCGGAAG AGCTCTTCCAGGATCTCAGCCAGCTCCAAGAGGCCTGGCTAGCTGAAG ctcaggTCCCCGATGATGAACAATTTGTCCCAGATTTCCAGTCTGATAACT TGGTCCTGCATGCCCCACCTCCGGCAAAGGTCAAGCGGGAGCTGCGCAGCCCTTCGTCGGAGCTGTCATCCTGCAGCCATGAGCAGGCTCTCTGTGCTGGCTACGGGGACAAGTGCCTCTACAACTGCTG TGCCTATGACAGGAAGCCCCCTGCCGGGTTCAAGCCATTAACGCCGCCCACCACGCCGGTGTCTCCTGCGCATCAGGGATCGGCCCTGCCACCGCCAGCCCCAGccgtgcaggcagctgcccatggggcggccccagccccgcacccactacaggagcagaggcagcagacCTTCGCCGTGCCACGGCCACCTCACCCGCCCATGCAAATGCCAAAGATGATGTCTGAAAACCAGTACCCTGCAGAGCACAG gtTTCAGAGGCAGCTGTCGGAGCCCTGCCACCCCTTCCCACCACAGCCTGGGGTCCCGGGTGACAGCCGCCCCATCTATCACCGGCAGCTGTCAGAGCCCCTTGGCCccactgccccccacccccctcagGGATTCAAGCAGGAGTACCATGACCCACTCTACGAGCATGGTGGCCCCGGCCTGCCTGGCCCCCCCAGCCACAGCTTCCAGTCCCCCATGGGCATCAAGCAGGAGCCCCGGGACTACTGCATTGACTCAG AAGTGCCTAACTGCCAGTCCTCGTACCTGCGGGGGGGTGTCTTCCCCAGCAGCCATGACG GATTTTCATATGAAAAGGACACACGATTGTATTTTGATGACACATGCGTGGTACCAGAGAGGCTGGAGG GTAAAGTGAAGCAAGAGCCCACCCTGTACCGTGAGGGCCCTCCCTACCAGCGGCGTGGgtccctgcagctctggcagTTCCTGGTCACCCTCCTGGATGATCCTGCCAATGCCCACTTCATCGCCTGGACTGGCCGGGGCATGGAGTTCAAGCTGATCGAGCCCGAGGAG GTAGCACGACGCTGGGGCATCCAGAAGAACAGGCCAGCCATGAACTACGACAAGCTCAGCCGCTCCCTGCGCTACTACTATGAGAAAGGCATCATGCAGAAG GTGGCCGGTGAGCGGTACGTCTATAAGTTCGTCTGCGACCCCGATGCCCTCTTTTCCATGGCCTACCCTGACAACCAGCGCCCCTTCCTGAAGACAGAGCCCGACTGCCCAGTGCCCGAGGAGGAGACGGTTCCGCTGACGCACTTTGAGGACAGCCCAGCATACCTCCTagagatggatccctgcagcaGCCTTCCCTATGCGGAGGGCTTCGCGTACTGA